In Amaranthus tricolor cultivar Red isolate AtriRed21 chromosome 3, ASM2621246v1, whole genome shotgun sequence, a single window of DNA contains:
- the LOC130808593 gene encoding uncharacterized protein LOC130808593 has translation MITKSKHATQHAADLRETFNTLRKHQMKLNPDKCVFGVTGGKCLGFLVDERGIEANPDKIQAIQNMRSPTSVKEVQKLTGCIAALGRFLSKSADKCLPFFKTIKQQKFEWTAEAEESFRQLKEHLSALPKLVSPINGEKLVLYASVSEYSLSGVLVAEREKKQLPIYYVSHAFRGSEGNYCEVEKVIFAILEGKNKSSRVTDWANQLADFGIEYEPRTAIKAQALADFIAESTSPPPAEVNREWKLYVDGSSTQSASGAGLLIVSSAEVRMERAVRFEFAASNNEAEYEALLMGLKICCEAGAKELAAFSDSQLIEGQVNGEFEAKDDSMKMYLQQVKDFIPKFDKFTLEHIPRSQNAQADSLAKLASSADTSAARDIIWEVLPNPSINFMINTIDRSETWMGPYVKYLQDQTLPQDENQAKMLQKKAKWFELHEGTLYKKSYTHPLLKCVAPEEENYILREIHEGGCGIHQGVRTVISKVLRSGYYWPSLRKGAEELILRCPECQYHSKIGRKPSNYLTVLQAVLPFDKWGMDLLGPFPPAKGQRKFIIVAIDYFTKYVEAEALSSITDKQVCQFLWRNIITRYGIPRVIITDNGRQFVSKNTIQYCDKFHIQIRFSSVSRPQTNGQVESANKEILNGIKKKIEGKMIRSFNRHVKTRRIQVNDLVLRKVEATGKIVEKGKLGANWDGPFKVTGIIKPGTKNSAGSDDRSHGSTNKTGS, from the exons atgatAACAAAAAGCAAGCACGCAACTCAGCACGCTGCGGACTTGCGTGAAACGTTCAATACCCTCCGTAAACACCAGATGAAGCTCAATCCGGACAAGTGTGTGTTCGGGGTCACAGGAGGAAAATGTCTCGGCTTCTTGGTAGACGAACGGGGCATCGAGGCAAATCCGGATAAGATTCAGGCCATTCAAAACATGAGATCCCCCACCTCCGTAAAAGAAGTGCAAAAGCTTACGGGGTGTATAGCCGCACTAGGAAGATTCCTTTCAAAGTCAGCAGACAAATGCCTGCCtttcttcaaaacaataaagcaACAGAAATTCGAATGGACCGCGGAAGCAGAAGAGTCTTTCCGTCAGCTCAAGGAGCACTTGTCAGCCCtgccaaaactagtttcgcccATCAACGGGGAAAAGCTAGTTTTATATGCCTCTGTCTCCGAATACTCGTTATCCGGAGTGCTTGTggcggaaagggaaaagaagcAGCTCCCAATATACTATGTGAGTCATGCATTCCGCGGCTCAGAAGGGAACTATTGCGAAGTGGAAAAGGTCATATTTGCG attctggaaggaaaaaataaatcaaGCCGCGTTACcgattgggcaaaccagctagcAGACTTCGGCATCGAATACGAGCCTCGAACGGCAATTAAAGCACAAGCCTTGGCTGACTTTATTGCTGAAAGCACTTCCCCCCCTCCTGCTGAAGTTAATCGAGAATGGAAATTGTATGTAGACGGGTCTTCAACACAATCGGCGAGTGGGGCCGGACTCCTCATTGTGTCCTCCGCCGAGGTCCGCatggaaagggcggtcagaTTTGAGTTCGCGGCATCCAACAATGAGGCCGAGTATGAAGCATTGCTGATGGGGCTGAAAATCTGCTGCGAGGCTGGGGCTAAAGAATTGGCCGCATTCTCGGATTCCCAATTGATAGAGGGGCAAGTAAACGGGGAATTCGAGGCtaaagatgatagcatgaaaATGTATCTGCAGCAAGTGAAGGACTTTATCCCAAAGTTTGACAAGTTCACGTTGGAGCACATTCCACGATCCCAAAATGCCCAGGCCGATTCCCTAGCAAAACTTGCCAGCTCCGCAGATACTTCCGCGGCTCGTGATATAATTTGGGAAGTGCTCCCCaaccccagcatcaacttcatgaTCAACACCATCGACAGATCTGAAACATGGATGGGGCCATACGTTAAGTACTTGCAAGATCAAACGCTCCCCCAAGACGAGAATCAGGCCAAAATGCTCCAGAAGAAAGCCAAATGGTTCGAACTTCATGAAGGAACGctttataaaaaatcatacacaCATCCCCTCTTGAAATGTGTTGCTCCTGAGGAAGAAAACTATATCCTACGAGAAATACACGAAGGCGGATGCGGAATACATCAGGGAGTACGAACGGTCATTAGCAAAGTCCTTAGAAGTGGTTATTATTGGCCTTCACTCCGGAAAGGCGCGGAAGAGTTGATCCTACGATGTCCTGAATGTCAGTATCACTCGAAGATAGGGAGAAAACCCTCTAATTACTTGACCGTCTTGCAAGCCGTCCTGCCATTCGACAAATGGGGTATGGATCTCCTTGGCCCTTTTCCACCAGCAAAGGGGCAACGCAAGTTCATCATTGTGGCTATTGATTACTTCACTAAGTACGTAGAAGCAGAGGCTCTTAGTTCGATCACAGACAAGCAAGTCTGCCAGTTTTTATGGCGGAACATCATCACAAGATACGGCATACCGAGGGTGATCATTACGGATAATGGAAGGCAATTTGTCAGCAAGAACACCATTCAGTATTGCGACAAATTCCACATCCAAATCAGATTTAGTTCTGTGTCCAGGCCGCAAACTAACGGTCAAGTCGAGTCCGCCAACAAAGAGATACTAAATggtatcaaaaagaagatagaaggg AAGATGATTCGTAGCTTCAACCGCCATGTGAAAACAAGACGTATCCAAGTCAATGATCTCGTCCTCCGAAAAGTCGAAGCTACTGGGAAGATTGTTgaaaaaggaaagttagggGCCAATTGGGACGGACCTTTCAAAGTCACCGGCATCATCAAACCAGGAAC CAAAAATTCCGCGGGCTCAGACGATAGAAGCCACGGCTCAACAAACAAGACTGGGAGTTGA